A genomic stretch from Streptomyces sp. QL37 includes:
- the argC gene encoding N-acetyl-gamma-glutamyl-phosphate reductase, whose translation MAEQATFQSTFSDGKIRVAVIGASGYTGGEVIRLLLNHPHVELAFLSAERGAGKQVGAVHPWLRNHPRLAGIKLRPLDQLGEVDVAITCLPTGALPERLPQIADRAKYVLNLAGDFRLDNPQELAKHYPASVAHPPADTFDYFVPDLSETLPEGRFINLPGCMAVATVYALYPLFAEGLAEQDVVVDAKTGSTGGGRGGSEQPAERSGNFRVHKLHGHRHLPEITQALKHFTGTAPELRFSTHSLDVPRGILISAYSRLKDGVSPLDVKRAYAKAYTGKAFVRVRPSPKAPQDFPMLKAVVGSNIAEVAVSVEGDQCVSISAIDNLIKGAAGQAVQAMNLALGYTEWTGLSCAAVAP comes from the coding sequence TTGGCTGAGCAGGCGACCTTCCAGAGCACGTTCTCCGACGGGAAGATCCGCGTCGCCGTCATCGGCGCGAGCGGCTACACCGGCGGCGAAGTCATCCGGCTGCTCCTCAACCACCCCCACGTGGAGCTCGCCTTCCTGTCCGCCGAGCGCGGTGCGGGCAAGCAGGTGGGCGCCGTCCACCCGTGGCTGCGCAACCATCCTCGGCTCGCCGGAATCAAGCTGCGCCCGCTGGACCAGCTGGGCGAGGTCGACGTGGCGATCACCTGCCTGCCCACCGGCGCCCTGCCCGAGCGGCTCCCGCAGATCGCGGACCGCGCGAAATACGTCCTCAACCTGGCCGGGGACTTCCGGCTGGACAACCCGCAGGAGCTGGCGAAGCACTACCCGGCGTCGGTGGCCCACCCGCCGGCCGACACCTTCGACTACTTCGTACCGGACCTGTCGGAGACCCTGCCGGAGGGCAGGTTCATCAACCTGCCCGGCTGCATGGCCGTCGCGACGGTCTACGCGCTGTACCCCCTCTTCGCCGAGGGCCTCGCCGAACAGGACGTGGTGGTCGACGCGAAGACCGGCTCCACCGGCGGCGGCCGCGGCGGCTCCGAGCAGCCGGCCGAGCGCTCCGGGAACTTCCGGGTCCACAAGCTGCACGGGCACCGCCATCTGCCTGAGATCACCCAGGCGTTGAAGCACTTCACGGGCACGGCACCCGAGCTGCGCTTCTCCACGCACAGCCTGGACGTGCCGCGCGGCATCCTGATCTCGGCGTACAGCCGGCTCAAGGACGGTGTCAGCCCGCTCGACGTCAAGCGCGCCTACGCCAAGGCGTACACGGGCAAGGCGTTCGTGCGGGTGCGGCCGTCGCCGAAGGCCCCGCAGGACTTCCCGATGCTCAAGGCCGTCGTCGGCTCGAACATCGCCGAGGTCGCGGTCTCCGTCGAGGGCGACCAGTGCGTGTCCATCTCCGCCATCGACAATCTCATCAAGGGCGCGGCCGGCCAGGCCGTCCAGGCCATGAACCTGGCCCTCGGCTACACCGAGTGGACCGGTCTCAGCTGTGCGGCGGTGGCGCCGTGA
- a CDS encoding M20/M25/M40 family metallo-hydrolase: MTRPLYVVKVGSATLDRGTVHTELAALVARGARLLLVAGGAVGIERHYAAIGRPMPELRLANGDAVRYCPPAEMTHLVDAYERVTLPAVEDGLRALGLDVFTAVAARGGLVTGRANRPLKTVGPEGRTRVVRDHRAGVPVEADTARLTALLEAYDVVCLSAPVRDRDGGAPLNVDADVLAAALSNALGADHLRLVTGTAGLLTDPSDPASTLPHAHQGEAARYAGGRMRQKVRAAEMALEGGSADIAVTGPHTLADPAGWTRFWRGSAPETDLTLLGRAVGVPSVSGDEHELAAYLVEWCTERGIDAKIDAAGNLVATKGAGDRGLLLLGHLDTVPHHWPAEWRGGELHGRGSVDAKGSLAAFLEVLATAEVPADGRLRVVGAVEEEISSSKGAFHARDHYPADAVVIGEPSGSDKLTLGYYGLFKLRVTARVDSGHSAGMDAVSAPDTLIRAVESIRASVLEQAPDALSALIDVRNETGRERHRAVGILNFRVPPGADLDALRTAALSHGDDAVEITVERATPGHSGGRTSSLVKVFTRAFGRAGIRPRFVVKKGTSDMNTLATTWRGVPMVAYGPGDSALDHTDEERIGAEEYRAARALLADAVARWFALPEGSR; the protein is encoded by the coding sequence GTGACCCGCCCCCTGTACGTGGTCAAGGTCGGCAGCGCCACCCTCGACCGCGGCACCGTCCACACCGAACTGGCGGCGCTCGTCGCCCGCGGCGCCCGTCTGCTGCTGGTCGCGGGAGGCGCCGTCGGCATCGAGCGGCACTACGCCGCCATCGGCCGGCCGATGCCCGAACTGCGGCTCGCCAACGGCGACGCGGTGCGCTACTGCCCGCCCGCCGAGATGACGCACCTGGTCGACGCCTACGAGCGCGTCACCCTGCCCGCCGTCGAGGACGGCCTGCGCGCACTCGGTCTCGACGTGTTCACCGCGGTCGCCGCACGCGGCGGCCTGGTCACCGGCCGCGCCAACCGGCCGCTGAAGACGGTGGGTCCCGAGGGCCGCACCCGGGTGGTCCGCGACCACCGGGCGGGCGTACCGGTCGAGGCGGACACCGCCCGGCTGACGGCGCTGCTGGAGGCGTACGACGTGGTGTGCCTCTCCGCACCGGTACGTGACCGGGACGGCGGCGCCCCGCTGAACGTGGACGCCGACGTGCTCGCCGCGGCCCTGTCCAACGCGCTCGGCGCCGACCACCTGCGCCTGGTCACCGGCACCGCGGGACTGCTCACCGACCCCTCGGACCCGGCCTCGACGCTGCCCCACGCGCACCAGGGCGAAGCGGCCCGGTACGCGGGCGGCAGGATGCGCCAGAAGGTGCGCGCCGCGGAGATGGCGCTGGAGGGCGGCAGCGCCGACATCGCCGTCACCGGCCCGCACACGCTGGCCGACCCGGCCGGCTGGACCCGCTTCTGGCGCGGCAGCGCCCCGGAGACGGACCTGACGCTGCTCGGCCGTGCGGTGGGGGTCCCCTCGGTCTCCGGGGACGAGCACGAACTGGCCGCCTACCTCGTCGAGTGGTGCACCGAGCGGGGCATCGACGCCAAGATCGACGCCGCCGGGAACCTGGTGGCCACCAAGGGCGCCGGGGACCGGGGCCTGCTGCTGCTCGGCCACCTGGACACCGTCCCGCACCACTGGCCCGCCGAGTGGCGCGGGGGCGAACTGCACGGCCGGGGCAGCGTGGACGCCAAGGGCAGCCTGGCGGCCTTCCTGGAGGTGCTGGCCACCGCCGAGGTCCCCGCCGACGGCAGGCTGCGGGTGGTGGGCGCGGTCGAGGAGGAGATCTCCTCCTCGAAGGGCGCCTTCCACGCCCGCGACCACTATCCGGCCGACGCCGTCGTCATCGGCGAGCCCAGTGGCAGCGACAAGCTGACGCTCGGCTACTACGGCCTGTTCAAGCTGCGGGTCACGGCCCGGGTCGACAGCGGTCACTCGGCCGGCATGGACGCCGTCTCCGCGCCCGACACGCTGATCCGTGCCGTCGAGTCCATCAGGGCCTCGGTGCTGGAGCAGGCTCCGGACGCCCTCAGCGCCCTCATCGACGTCCGCAACGAGACCGGCCGGGAGCGCCACCGTGCCGTCGGCATCCTCAACTTCCGGGTACCGCCGGGCGCCGACCTCGACGCCCTGCGCACGGCCGCCCTCTCGCACGGCGACGACGCCGTCGAGATCACGGTGGAGCGGGCCACCCCCGGCCACAGCGGGGGCCGCACGAGCTCCCTGGTGAAGGTCTTCACCCGCGCCTTCGGCCGGGCCGGCATCCGGCCGAGGTTCGTGGTCAAGAAGGGCACCTCCGACATGAACACCCTCGCCACCACCTGGCGCGGGGTGCCGATGGTCGCGTACGGCCCCGGCGACTCCGCGCTCGACCACACCGACGAGGAGCGCATCGGCGCCGAGGAGTACCGCGCCGCGCGGGCGCTCCTGGCCGACGCTGTGGCCCGCTGGTTCGCCCTGCCGGAAGGGAGCCGGTGA
- a CDS encoding thiamine pyrophosphate-dependent enzyme has translation MTVLTDVLEPVDGALAAERTLLAGRALEARRLVVDMAASPRGCHLGGSLSVLDILIAALHRASSGDGTEVVLSKGHAAAGLYAALYVNGTLPENPAPLYGMAGHPYTGHPGPKVPGVRFPTGSLGHGVPYAAGWAMSRRLGRKPGLGIAVTGDGELQEGLVWETCQVAAAQRLGNFVLVVDRNGGQNDGMVADVSPLPRLAERFAAFGFETAEVDGHDLTALTEALSGDRSGATRPLAVVADTVKGKGVPAVEGKAASHYVTIDAARAAKWKRAIR, from the coding sequence ATGACCGTGCTGACCGATGTCCTGGAACCCGTCGACGGCGCCCTCGCCGCCGAACGGACCCTGCTGGCCGGCCGGGCACTGGAGGCCCGCAGGCTCGTCGTCGACATGGCGGCGAGTCCGCGTGGCTGCCATCTCGGCGGCAGCCTGTCCGTGCTGGACATCCTGATCGCGGCGCTGCACCGCGCCTCGTCCGGGGACGGCACCGAGGTGGTCCTCAGCAAGGGCCACGCCGCCGCGGGGCTGTACGCGGCGCTGTACGTGAACGGCACCCTGCCCGAGAACCCGGCGCCGCTGTACGGCATGGCCGGGCATCCGTACACGGGCCATCCCGGCCCCAAGGTCCCCGGTGTGCGGTTCCCGACCGGGAGCCTCGGACACGGTGTGCCGTACGCCGCCGGCTGGGCGATGTCCCGCAGGCTCGGCCGGAAGCCGGGTCTCGGCATCGCCGTGACGGGCGACGGCGAGTTGCAGGAAGGCCTCGTCTGGGAGACCTGCCAGGTGGCGGCCGCACAGCGGCTGGGCAACTTCGTGCTGGTCGTGGACCGCAACGGCGGCCAGAACGACGGCATGGTCGCGGACGTCTCGCCCCTGCCGCGGCTCGCCGAGCGCTTCGCCGCCTTCGGATTCGAGACGGCCGAGGTGGACGGGCACGATCTCACCGCCCTCACCGAGGCGCTGTCCGGCGACCGTTCGGGCGCCACCCGGCCGCTCGCGGTCGTCGCCGACACGGTGAAGGGCAAGGGCGTGCCCGCCGTGGAGGGCAAGGCGGCCTCCCACTACGTCACCATCGACGCGGCCCGCGCCGCCAAGTGGAAGCGAGCGATCCGATGA